TGATCCCAGGCGCCCACCGGCTCGATAAAACGACGCTCAAGCCCGATCTCTTCCAGCGTTTCGCGCAACGCGGTTTCAACCGCATTCGCGTCATCCTCATGCACGCGTCCACCGGGAAACGAAATCTGCCCAGGATGCGCAGGCGTTTCTTCCGCTCGCTGCGTGAACAGCATCGTCCAGCCGCCGGGCCTTTTCACAATCGGCGCGAGCACCGCGGCCGGGCGAAACGTCGCCGGCCGCTCCGGCCAATCCTCATTAAAATCCGCATCGCCGCGCGTGCGCGCCGAGACGCGATCAAACGCGTCCAAACGCGAGCGCAAGCGTTGCTCAAAATCGGTTTGATCGATCACGCGCTACGCCCCAATCGGAAAAAACGCGCCGCCGCTCCATACGCCCAGGCGCCCCGCTTCAAACTCAGCCCAATCGGCCAGTTCATAATACGGCGCGCGCAGGATGCGGGCTTCCAAGCGCCCACGCACCAGCACATAAGGACGCGGTTCGTCGCTTTCAGGATCGATCGTCACACGGATCGGGTTGGCAGGCCCAGCGGTGACCACGTCGCCCACATTGGTGGTGAACACCAAAGTTTGATCGCGGCCCCAGCCATGCTTGTCCACACGCACCGCCAGGAAATGCGCGTCGGCGACATCGACGCGGATTTTCTCCACCGGCGTCACCAAGTAGGTCTGACCGTCTTCGTCCTTGCGGAGAATTGAGGCGAACAGCCTCACCAGACTTTCGCGCGTGATGCGTGCGCCCTCGTGCTTCCAAGTTCCGTCGCGCAGGATTTCAAAGCCGGCTTCGCCGCAATAGGTGGGATTCCATTTGTCGACGGGCGGCGGGCCCCGGTCGTTTGTGATTCCGGCGGTTCCCCCTTGGCTCTTGAGCGCCGACAGTAATTGCTCCAGGCCATTATTCTCTTGGGACGACATAACCACCAGTGTCCGCCATAAAACCGCCCCCATACAAGCGAGCTTCGCGCTCATGAACAAATCCGAGGCCCTATGAGCAATTTTGCCGGTTTTGGCGATGAGAACGCCGCCCGCGCCCTGGTCGGTGAAGCGGAGGCCGCGGGGGAAACCCTGGCGCGCGTCCGCGCCGAAATCGCCAAGGCGGTATTCGGCCAGGAGCGGGTGATTGAATTGGTGCTCGCGGCTGTGCTCGCCGGCGGGCACGTGCTGCTGGTCGGCGCGCCGGGCTTGGCCAAGACGCGGCTTGTCGAAGCGATGGCGCAGGTGCTCGGCCTGCCGTGGGCGCGCGTGCAATTCACGCCGGATTTGATGCCAGCGGATATTCTGGGCTCCGAGGTGCTGGATCAGGACGAGCAAGGCCGGCGGCATTTCCGTTTCGTCAAAGGCCCGATCTTCACCAGCTTGCTGATGGCCGACGAAATCAATCGCGCGTCGCCACGCACGCAATCGGCGCTGTTGCAGGCCATGCAGGAAAAGCACGTGACCGTCGCGGGCCACCCCTACGACGTGCCGGCGCCGTTCCACGTACTGGCCACGCAGAACCCGATCGAACACGAAGGCGCTTACCCGCTGCCGGAAGCGCAGCTCGATCGCTTCTTGCTGCAAGTCGACGTGCCGTATCCCGATGCGGAAATCGAACGTAAGATTCTGATCGAGACGACGGGACTGGAAGATGCGCGTCCTGCGGCTGTGTTGAACGCCGACGGCCTGATGCGCTTGCAACACCTCGTGCGTTCGATGCCGGTTGGCGAAAAAGTCCTCGCGAGCATTCTCGAACTGGTGCGCTCCGCACGGCCGGGCTCAAGTCACGATCCGCGCGTAAACCAACACGTCGCGTGGGGCCCTGGCCCACGCGCTGGGCAATCGCTGATGTTGGCCGTGCGCGCGCGGGCGTTGCTGCGCGGCCGCCTGGCGCCGGCAATCGATGACGTCGCGGCGCTCGCACGGCCAGCGCTCGTCCATCGCATGCAGCTTTCCTTCGGCGCGCGCGCCGAAGGGCTCGATATCGATTCACTCGTGGACGATCTGGCCGAAAAGGCCGCCTAACACAGCGAGGACGACATGGCGTACGCAGACGGCTTCCTAATTCCGGTGCCGAAAAAGAAGCTCAGCGCCTACAAGGATATATCGGAGAAGGCCGGCGCCATTTGGATGGAGCACGGCGCTCTCGACTACAAAGAATGCGTCGGCGACGACCTCTTCGTTGAAGGCATGACCGCAACGTTTCCCGGTACGCTGAACCTCAAAAAAGGCGAAGCGGTCATCTTCTCGTGGATTCTCTACAAGGATCGAGCCCACCGTGATCGCGTGAACAAGAAGGTGATGGCAGATCCGCGCATGGCCATTCCGCCGCAATGCCCGTTTGATCCTGCCCGCATGCTTTATGGCGGCTTCGAAGCGCTCGTTGATGCGAGCACGATGAAGAAAAAGCCGGCGCGCAAAGCCGCGAAGAAGGCCAAGAAGCGCTAGTGGTGAACGCGGCGCGCTTTGAAGCGCTCGCGCTAGCGGGCGATTTGCCGGGCCTGTTGCTCGATGCGAAGCGCTTGGCCGCGAACGCGCCGGGCGTACACGGGCGTCGGCGCTCGGGCCAAGGCGAAGCATTCTGGCAGTATCGCGATCACCGCGCCGAAGATGGCGCGCGCATGGTTGATTGGCGCCGCTCGGCGCGCGGCGATCGCTTCTATGTGCGCGAGCGCGAACGCGAGGCGGCGCAAAGTTGCTGGTTTTGGATCGATCCGGACAGCGGCTTCAATTGGAGCGCGGAGCCGAAGCGGCCCA
This portion of the alpha proteobacterium U9-1i genome encodes:
- a CDS encoding hypothetical nudix hydrolase YeaB, giving the protein MIDQTDFEQRLRSRLDAFDRVSARTRGDADFNEDWPERPATFRPAAVLAPIVKRPGGWTMLFTQRAEETPAHPGQISFPGGRVHEDDANAVETALRETLEEIGLERRFIEPVGAWDQYETGTGFRITPIVGLIEPGFELKLDPREVASVFEAPLSFLFDPSNHERREGEWRGRKRSYYAMPYGERFVWGATAGMIRALYERLYP
- a CDS encoding ATPase of MoxR family (FIG017823); translated protein: MSNFAGFGDENAARALVGEAEAAGETLARVRAEIAKAVFGQERVIELVLAAVLAGGHVLLVGAPGLAKTRLVEAMAQVLGLPWARVQFTPDLMPADILGSEVLDQDEQGRRHFRFVKGPIFTSLLMADEINRASPRTQSALLQAMQEKHVTVAGHPYDVPAPFHVLATQNPIEHEGAYPLPEAQLDRFLLQVDVPYPDAEIERKILIETTGLEDARPAAVLNADGLMRLQHLVRSMPVGEKVLASILELVRSARPGSSHDPRVNQHVAWGPGPRAGQSLMLAVRARALLRGRLAPAIDDVAALARPALVHRMQLSFGARAEGLDIDSLVDDLAEKAA
- a CDS encoding proteophosphoglycan precursor (FIG003620), whose translation is MSSQENNGLEQLLSALKSQGGTAGITNDRGPPPVDKWNPTYCGEAGFEILRDGTWKHEGARITRESLVRLFASILRKDEDGQTYLVTPVEKIRVDVADAHFLAVRVDKHGWGRDQTLVFTTNVGDVVTAGPANPIRVTIDPESDEPRPYVLVRGRLEARILRAPYYELADWAEFEAGRLGVWSGGAFFPIGA